One Paenibacillus sp. SYP-B4298 genomic window, TTATGGTTGACGGCTGTCGTTACGCCGTACAGCTTGCCTTGCGGGTCATGCCAGCTTCCGATAAGCTCTCCCTGCGGACTAAGCTCTACAGCCAGTCCATGCTTCTCCGGCGCACTTGCTCCACTGAGCAGCGACTCCGGCAATTTGGCCATCGTGCGAGCCAGCCACGGATTGCTATGCATCTGGTCTACAAAAGATAGGCGCGTCGTGAAGATACCCACCCAGAAATGACCTTGCTCATCTCGCGTAATATTGTCTGGAAAACCAGCAAGATTGTCTGCGAATATATCCGTGGTCCCTTTCTTAGGCCCTGTCAACCAGTATCGGGTTAACTGGTAATGATACGTCTCCGCCACAAGGACAAAGTCTTCATCCGCTGACAAGGCCACTCCGTTTGCAAAATACAGATTTTCTAACAAGACACTCGTTTGCTTCGTCTTGGGATCGTACTTCAGCAGCCGTCCATGGGGCTTGTTCTCGGCAATTTCCCTGAAGGTCACTCGGCCATAATTCGACGTGTCTGTGAAATAAATCGTGCCATCCTTGGCAATGGCCAGCTCATTGGCCAGATAGATCGGCGTGCCATCTACTTCATCCGCCAATACCTCTATGCTGCCTGATGGATGAATGGAGAGCAAGCCTCTCTTCACATCGGCGACGATCAAATTGCCATTGGCGTCGAATTCAAGTCCATTAGGTGTCCCGTTGGTATCTGCGAATAGTTGGGTATCCTGAGGATTCCCCTGCGCATCAAAAGACACCTTATAAATTTTCCCGTCGGAGTCTCCTGTGTAGAGCTGACCCTCTTCATCGAAGGTGATGAACTCAGGGAATTGAGGAGCATCCGTAACAAGCTGTGCCGAGCTGAGCTTGTCATTTTGCTTCCACGGGCCGGGCTGATCAAATGAAGGAGGCGTTGGCGCAACCCAGTGAGCGGGTTCAATTGGTGAAGGCAGCAGCATAAACACGAGTACTCCAAGCACTAGTAACCCGAGCAGCGATAGCCCCCATCTGCTCAGCCTCACGCGCAGGGAGCGTCTACGATTAGATACCCCCTCCGTAGATGTAATGGTTTGAACATTTGAATTCGACATATTGTATCTCCCTTTCATAGGTTAGTGTAATAGCGGCAGCCTGGTGCGATGCTACTTCGATGAAGATCGCCAGACGCCAAAAGCTTCGGCCCGCCCTTTGCATGATCAGGCCATGGATACTTAGGGACAGTGTTGGAACATTCATCTTGACTGTGATGGACGTGGACGTTCATGTTGAAGGGCTCTATCTCTACCTCCTGTGAATACCATGTTTTAATTAAGAAACAGTGTTACCTAATGAATTCATTGTATTCATACCCCTTCAGAAAGTCAATAGCCCTCCACATTTGTTGGAGAACTGCTGTCTCATTGACAAGCGACCAACTACTGTATACAATTTCTTGCAAGCGTAATCCAGTGTAACGAATGTCATCCTCCTTGACAGGTCAGCTTTATTTCGCGTAGAAGTAGAAGATGATATAGGCTTACTTCAATTGGGTTTCTGATGATAACTTGATACAGAAGGTGATGATGATGAGCGATCAAGATAATAACGCCAATGCGAATTCGCGTGTATTGAAAACCTACCAGGAAGCTCGCTTGCAAAATATCGAGAATCTCCGCAAGCATGTTGTCGATGCGGCAGCAACGCTCTTGCAGGAGGAGGGACCCGAAGCGGTTACGGTACGTAAGGTAGCGCAGAAAATGGGCTGCTCGACCAAAATTATATATAACTTATTTGTCAATAAAGAGGGCTTGGCTCAGCAATTATATCTGGATGGCTGCAAGCTGCTCGCTAACGAATTGGAGAGTGCCCCGCCAGCAGATCATCCGGCTCAGCATTTGCACAATCTAGGTGAAGCCTTCTGGCAATTCGGGCAGCGTCACTCCAGCTACTATAAGCTGATGTTCGGAGGGGCATTTGCAGATTTTAAACCAGATGAGGACAGCTTGAACGGCACGGTAACGGCCATGAAGCAATTATTGGCCGTCATCCACGAGGCGCAACAGCAAGGTCTCATCTCCGATCACTACGATACAGAAGTCATTATTCGCGTATTCTGGGGCTCGCTCCATGGCGTGATTCACCTGTACATGGGGGGACATCTGGGGGATGTACGCTCGGCACATGTCGTGTACGAGCAGACCTTATCCTTCATTATTCGCTCCTTATTGCCGCAGAAGGCTTAACGTTGCCTCCTTCTCTTCATGCCAATCCTTCTCTTCGTTCATGGCAAGCGTAAACGGCGGCTGCCCCCTTGGCAGGGATAGCTTCGTTTCGCGTAGATATAAACCCTGCACGATGGGCAACGTAAAGAAGAAACCGCTTCTGGCGGCGTGGGGGTCAAGTCACCCCGCCAGGAAGAATTGGTTTCTTGGATTCATCCGTATATCGCAAGTCAGCTTCGCTGTAACAGTGTCGCGCTGTTGCGGTCAGGTAGGTGAGCTAATCGCCTGTCGAGTAATGCCATATACGTTCGTCTTCCCGCCCCGTCCGATGGGCTCGGCTCCGAATCCAGCCGGCAATTGCTCCCCGACGATGGGAAGCTGTGCCAGTTGTAAGCCGTCCGTATCCAGGACGTAGACTCGCCTCGCTATTCGCAGCAGCTCATCCATCAGTTGCGCCAGCAATGTCATCGGGATTACCTTCCATGCATCGGTAATAACGGCCGTCTCATACGTGTGCTCCTCACAGAAATTGACGAAGCCTGCCTTGTAGGCAGTATGAAGGCTCGGC contains:
- a CDS encoding SMP-30/gluconolactonase/LRE family protein — encoded protein: MSNSNVQTITSTEGVSNRRRSLRVRLSRWGLSLLGLLVLGVLVFMLLPSPIEPAHWVAPTPPSFDQPGPWKQNDKLSSAQLVTDAPQFPEFITFDEEGQLYTGDSDGKIYKVSFDAQGNPQDTQLFADTNGTPNGLEFDANGNLIVADVKRGLLSIHPSGSIEVLADEVDGTPIYLANELAIAKDGTIYFTDTSNYGRVTFREIAENKPHGRLLKYDPKTKQTSVLLENLYFANGVALSADEDFVLVAETYHYQLTRYWLTGPKKGTTDIFADNLAGFPDNITRDEQGHFWVGIFTTRLSFVDQMHSNPWLARTMAKLPESLLSGASAPEKHGLAVELSPQGELIGSWHDPQGKLYGVTTAVNHNGYLYLGTAPGGSTGVYRVPLHE
- a CDS encoding TetR/AcrR family transcriptional regulator, with protein sequence MSDQDNNANANSRVLKTYQEARLQNIENLRKHVVDAAATLLQEEGPEAVTVRKVAQKMGCSTKIIYNLFVNKEGLAQQLYLDGCKLLANELESAPPADHPAQHLHNLGEAFWQFGQRHSSYYKLMFGGAFADFKPDEDSLNGTVTAMKQLLAVIHEAQQQGLISDHYDTEVIIRVFWGSLHGVIHLYMGGHLGDVRSAHVVYEQTLSFIIRSLLPQKA